Part of the Methanobacterium bryantii genome, TACGCTGTTTCCAACCATCATAACGTCATAGTTCCTTTTAAGCCCCTTTACAATTTCCATTTTTTTCCAGGAGTCTGCAGTGTCAAAAACATTTTCTTCAGGGATTCCGATGTACCTTGCAAGCGCTTTTAAAGACCCTTTCCGATCTCCGGAGGCTATGAATATGTGAATGTCTCTTTTTTGCAGCTCTTTAACCACATCTCGCACTTCTGGGAATATTCTTCCTCCTGAAGTGACTATAAATTCAATTTTTCCCTTGTTCAGATTCACTATAAATCCAGATCCACTGCATACCTGTATATCATATTTTTTAGCTGTTACTGCCCTTATTGTATCCTGAATATCACTTACTTTAGACTCATCGCCGGTAATAGATTCAATTAATTCCTTTTTTTTGATTTCAACAGTTGAATAACTTATGTCAATATGGATGTCGTTCCTTTTAATGAACTGACATATTCTCTGGTCTGGCTTGGCATTAATTATACACTTTGAAGGGTCTGTCTGTATAACTACAAGTGCTCTTGCACTGCTGCTGTCTACAATATCCAGCGAACTTACGGTATCAAATATTTCGCCTGTTTGAAGGTCTTTCACAGCTCTATATCTTTCAATAAGCGTCCCTGAATTATCGAATACAATCGCTTTCATATTATCAACTGTTATTTGCAGATTATCATTTTTTGATATGAATTTTATAGTCAGATCATAATTAATTGAACTTACAATGTTTGAAAAAGTCCAGTGTAATGATTTTATTGATTAAATTCAATATTTCACTATTTCATTTGATATGCTAAAAATTTTTGCACCTGATTATAATTTAACTACAATAGATATTGTAAAAAAAATTATTTATCATTATTGTTTATTGGAATCTATTTTATAATTTGTAACATCCATATGTTTTGTGGGTATTCGTATTGGAGAAATAAATTAGGTTTTTTAGACATTATAACTGATTTAGAATCATTGTTTAGGTTATAATTGGTTAATAATGAATTAAACATATTAATAATGGACATAAAATTGTATTTTTAAAATGTGACTACTATCACAAATTAATAATAAATAAGTATATATCTGTAATAATATAATACTATTAACCAGGATTGTATAACTAAAAATATTGGCAAGATTTCAATTAATAATAAAAATCCCGTTTTTTGTATAAATTGGCAATTTGAGCCACAAAAACGTAATAAAAACAGCCATAACTTTATTTCAGCACTGTGACTGTAATCACAAATCTGTAATAAAATTTCATTCATTAGTGATTACAATGTTTATTTATCCAGAAGAGGATGATAAGAAATGAAATTAGAAAAAATTCTCAAGTTTCTTATTTTATTTTCAGCTATGATGCTATTTATCCTCCCTGCGTTTGCAGCGGATTCTTCAACATTTACACAGACTGTAAGTGTAACCATACCTGAAACTACCGCAGTTTCAACAAATTATGGAAATAGTTCAATCATAAATGTTGATATTCCCCATGGTACTACTAAAGTCACAGTTAATAATATCTATTTTGCAAACCCTTCAAATGTAGATACTGAACTTTGGATTAGAGCAAGTGGCGACCTTACAGGTACAAGTACAGCAAGTACGATAAGCTTGTCTAATATGAAATATATTATTCTAGGTTTGGGTATAAGTGGAGAATTAACAGATCATTACACCAAAGCAGGAGTATTTAAACCGAAACAGGAAAGCAGCGATTTAGGAACAGGAGTAGATTTACAGATAAATGTACCCTATGGAACAGTCCCTGACACTTATAAAACAACAATTTACTTTACATCAATAAAAATTAACTCTGATGCACCAGTATGAGATCAAACATCAGATAAAATTAGAAAGTATAGCGGTATTATCGTCTTTACTTTCTAATACCTCCTTCAATCTAATACAAGATTTAAATGTACGTATTACTATTTTTATATATGAAATAGATTGATTAAATTAGAAAATTTCGTTTATATGTCTCTGTTTGGTTATTTATAGAATTTAAGGGAATATTTGAATATTTTATCCCTAATTTAATCAATAATAATTACTTTTAATACATAAAATTATAATAATCATAAAATTCAACTATATTATAAATAAAGGGGAGGGTATAGTTGGAAATTAGAGTTAAAGTTGGAGATGAGAAAGCATCAACAATTCGAAATTTGCTGAATAATGGTTTAAGGGGTAAATACGTTTTACAATCTGTAATTGAGGATAAAGGAAAAGGTGAATTTATTTTTCAGTATAAAAAGATGAAATAATTATATTTTGTATATAAATCTAATTTCTATAATTCTATTTAATTAAACAGGCTGAATATTTTCTAAAATTTTAGGTATATGGTTTAAAACAGATTTATCTGGGAAACGATGAAATAAACGCCAAGTAGAATAAGGAATACTCCGCAAATTACCATTACTGCCTTATATGCTTCATCACTCATGAATTTTGTTCCTCTGCTTGATGCGAACGAAACTACACTGAACCATGAAAGATCAGCTAACCAGTGGCCAATTGAAAATGCTAAAATTCCAATAATCCCTGCCAGTGCTAATCCTTTAAACATGAACGCCAGACCAATTGTTCCCCACCATATAAAAAAATAAGGGTTGGAAATACTTGTTATAACTCCCTTAATAAAAGATCCGTATTTTTGGTTTCTGTCTTCCTCAGTTTTGATATTTGACAAAGTGGTATTTGATCTGGATGTACTGTATCCCATAAATATGAGAACTGTACCTCCAAATATTCCAATGATAAAAGCCGCCGTTTGAGAACCTAAAATCTGGCCTAAACCTGCCAAAATGACGATCATCATCAGTATTTCTGTCATTATATGGCCTAGGATAATCATAGGGCCTGTTTTAAACCCTTTTTTAACAGAGTCGGAAACTGTTACAGTGAACATGGGTCCTGGGACTAATGCACCAGATAATCCAACTCCAAATGAAGTTAATGCAAATAACGCAATTTCAATCAATTAAATCACTGAAATATAAAAAATAGATAAAACATGGATTTGCTATATTAATATTCATTTAAAACTTTCATTATCTCGGATAAATGATAATTAATGACTTTCATCTTGTCTTCATTTAATGGCCGGGTTCGTGTCAAATACCTAAAACGTTCGAAAACATGTCCCATTTTGTTTATTACTTCGTTTATATAAATTTTCTCTTCGAACATTTCATCACCAGTCTGTACTTTGTTTTTAATGCTGATAAATTTAACTATGTATGAATTTCAAAGAGGCTGGCTCATGATTAATTTATACTCCAAATTTTATTTTTTTCCAGATTTTGAATTAGGGGACAGCCCATTTAAAAAAATGAAAAAGCTATTCTAAGAAATTCATCTTTTGGCCGATACCTTTTTGAAGAGCCTTCTCATACACGTTCCATGCAGTAACTATGTCCTGAACTGCAAGTCCTGTTGAATCAAATACTGTAATCTCTTCATCTGAGGTTCTACCGGGAATGGAACCTGTTATTACATCCCCAATTTTACCGTGGATGTCCTTTTGTCTTATAATGCCCTCCTGGACTGGAATGTTAATTTCACCGCTGTGGCTCGCCTGATCCCAGCAGTCAATTATAATTTTAGATTTTTGGAGTATGTGGCTGTCTAGTTCCTGCTTACCTGGAGCATCAGCCCCCATTGCATTAATATGGGTCCCTAGACCTATCCATTTCGATTTAACGACAGGTTCTTGTGCAGGTGTAGTAGTCAACAGCACATCAGCGCCCTGTACAGCTTCTTTTATAGTATCAACAGCTTTAACTGGAATTCCATATTTTTCAGAGGCTTTTTGAGCAAATGATTCCCTTGTTTGGCAGGTTCTGCAGGAAACCCTTACTTCCTTAATGTCCATTACTTCCATTATAGCTTCAAGCCCAGTTGATGCCTGAACTCCTGCCCCTACAAGTCCTAAAATTTCAGAATTGTCTCTTGCGAGGTATTTTGTGGCAACTCCAGCTGCGGCACCTGTTCTCATATCTGTGATCCATGTTCCATCCATTACAGAAACTGGAAAACCTGTTTTTGGGTCTACAAGCTCGATCATTGCCATGACCGTTGGCAGGTTGTGTTTTCGGGGGTTGTCTGGATGCACATTTACATTTTTAACTCCAGACTCATTTAGGCCACGAATAAAACATGGCATTATTCGGAGGTCCCCCCTAAATTTTTTATAAAATATATATTCTTTGGGAGGCATCTGGACTTTACGCTCCGCATGAAACTTATATGCAGTTTCAACATTTTCAATAGTCTCTTTCATGGTTGTAAGTTCTTTAACCTGGCTTTGATTTAGAAGTATTGTCTCTGGCATAAGTACACCTCTTATAATTATGTACTCTTTTGTTGTTATAACTTCTTAAATTTAGCGATTTGTGTATAAAATATCATGTTTTGTGAACTAGATAGGCAACACATAATTTTGAATTTAATAAATAAAAAATCAAATATGCGTGGTAACACAGTGTTCCTCATGTTTGGTCGGTTTTATTGGTATTAACAGGGAGGAAATTAAGCCTATAATTAGCATTAAGGTTACCACATTAAATGCATCTTTCATAGCGTTTGCTTTTTGATGATCTTCAGTCACTCCTGTCTCTTTTATAGTAGGTATATTCGCAGCATTTACTTTCTCAAACCATCCGTGATTATTAGTTCCATAGGAATCACTTGCAGGTAAATCGTACATGGATCCGCCTCCTAAAGTACCAAAACTTCCAAGTATTAATATCACTCCCAGAACAGCGGTTCCAAGTGAAGAGCCAAGGTTAATGCCGGTGTTTAAAATTCCAGAGGCGTCAGGCTGTTGGTCTTGCCTGGCAGCTGCAAAGATTATATTTGCTGAATGTGGGAAAACAATTCCCATTCCTATTCCAAGGAACAGCACGCCTGGAATCATGTCCATAACAGTTGTGAAAGGACTGAAAATAAGGCTCAAATATATGCTTCCAGCTAGAGATGCTAAAAAACCAATAGATAGGATA contains:
- the ala gene encoding alanine dehydrogenase, which codes for MPETILLNQSQVKELTTMKETIENVETAYKFHAERKVQMPPKEYIFYKKFRGDLRIMPCFIRGLNESGVKNVNVHPDNPRKHNLPTVMAMIELVDPKTGFPVSVMDGTWITDMRTGAAAGVATKYLARDNSEILGLVGAGVQASTGLEAIMEVMDIKEVRVSCRTCQTRESFAQKASEKYGIPVKAVDTIKEAVQGADVLLTTTPAQEPVVKSKWIGLGTHINAMGADAPGKQELDSHILQKSKIIIDCWDQASHSGEINIPVQEGIIRQKDIHGKIGDVITGSIPGRTSDEEITVFDSTGLAVQDIVTAWNVYEKALQKGIGQKMNFLE
- a CDS encoding HAD family hydrolase, yielding MKAIVFDNSGTLIERYRAVKDLQTGEIFDTVSSLDIVDSSSARALVVIQTDPSKCIINAKPDQRICQFIKRNDIHIDISYSTVEIKKKELIESITGDESKVSDIQDTIRAVTAKKYDIQVCSGSGFIVNLNKGKIEFIVTSGGRIFPEVRDVVKELQKRDIHIFIASGDRKGSLKALARYIGIPEENVFDTADSWKKMEIVKGLKRNYDVMMVGNSVNDVLALKEADIGVLTVQQKEKNPQMVYDSADVIVENIREILDIDF
- a CDS encoding LysE family translocator gives rise to the protein MIEIALFALTSFGVGLSGALVPGPMFTVTVSDSVKKGFKTGPMIILGHIMTEILMMIVILAGLGQILGSQTAAFIIGIFGGTVLIFMGYSTSRSNTTLSNIKTEEDRNQKYGSFIKGVITSISNPYFFIWWGTIGLAFMFKGLALAGIIGILAFSIGHWLADLSWFSVVSFASSRGTKFMSDEAYKAVMVICGVFLILLGVYFIVSQINLF